One genomic window of Myxocyprinus asiaticus isolate MX2 ecotype Aquarium Trade chromosome 5, UBuf_Myxa_2, whole genome shotgun sequence includes the following:
- the LOC127440781 gene encoding gastrula zinc finger protein XlCGF57.1-like isoform X2, with protein sequence MQNKTDLMEVKEESLELNEVEKKHRNLEPDNVSAGEKSFLRFIQSENYISLKETGAKNPIICPQCGKSFTKRGTLKIHMRIHTGERPYTCDQCGKSFTHPSSFQIHMRAHAGEKPFRCPQCGKSFTDKSNFEIHVRAHCGEKPYTCHQCGLNYAHKKTLEIHMRTHAGQKHFTCQQCGKTCTHKKTLQIHLRTHAGEKHFTCQQCGKIYKHKRSLQIHMRTHSGEKPYTCHHCGKSFTDPSNFKIHKRTHSGEKPYTCPQCGKCFTQIRCLKNHIKTHNGERPYICPHCGKGVASKRNLENHMRTHSGEKSYTCPQCGKSFTLPEYLKIHIRIHTGEKPYSCHQCGKSFIYYSSLISHGKIHSGEKSYQCSECGKRFVDLRNLKSHLRSHSIERPFSCDQCSKKFSFASYLKKHQAIHKNDRP encoded by the coding sequence atcTGATGGAAGTTAAAGAGGAAAGTctagaactgaatgaagtggagaaGAAACATCGGAATCTTGAACCTGATAATGTCTCAGCTGGAGAAAAATCTTTTCTTCGATTCATACAGAGTGAAAATTATATCTCACTGAAAGAAACAGGAGCCAAAAATCCTATTATCTGccctcaatgtggaaagagtttcacaaaaaGAGGAACCCTTAAgattcacatgagaattcacactggagagaggccttacacatgtgatcagtgtggaaagagtttcacacatccATCAAGCTTTCAGATTCACATGAGAGCTCAcgctggagagaagcctttcagatgccctcagtgtggaaagagtttcacagacAAATCAAACTTTGAGATTCACGTAAGAGCTCACtgtggagagaagccttacacatgccatcagtgtggattGAATTACGCACACAAAAAAACCCTTGAGATACACATGAGAACTCATGCTGGACAGAAGCATTTCACATGCCAGCAGTGTGGAAAgacttgcacacacaaaaaaacccttCAGATTCACTTGAGAACTCATGCTGGAGAGAAGCATTTCACATGCCAGCAGTGTGGAAAGATTTACAAACACAAAAGAAGTCTTCAGATTCACATGAGAactcactctggagagaagccttacacttgccatcactgtggaaagagtttcacagatCCATCAAACTTTAAGATTCACAAGAGAACTCattctggagagaagccttacacctgccctcagtgtggaaagtgtTTCACACAGATAAGATGCTTGAAGAACCATATAAAGACTCACAATGGAGAGAGGCCTTACATTTGCCCTCATTGTGGAAAGGGTGTCGCAAGTAAAAGAAACCTTGAGAATCACATGAGAACTCACTCTGGAGAGAAGTCTTACacttgccctcagtgtggaaagagtttcactttaCCAGAATACCTTAAGATTCACATTAGAATTCACACAGGTGAAAAGCCTTACTCATGCCATCAATGTGGAAAGAGCTTCATCTATTACAGTAGCCTAATAAGTCATGGTAAAATTCATTCTGGTGAGAAATCATACCAATGTTCTGAGTGTGGCAAGAGGTTTGTAGACTTACGCAATTTAAAAAGTCATCTGCGCTCTCACTCTATAGAAAGGCCATTTAGCTGTGACCAATGCAGTAAAAAATTCAGCTTtgcatcatatttaaaaaaacaccaGGCAATTCATAAAAATGACAGACCTTAA
- the LOC127440781 gene encoding gastrula zinc finger protein XlCGF57.1-like isoform X1, whose translation MNKRHTSNLRETSMIVKMEFIKEERENMRVTEACRVKNEETEEHGDLMEVKEESLELNEVEKKHRNLEPDNVSAGEKSFLRFIQSENYISLKETGAKNPIICPQCGKSFTKRGTLKIHMRIHTGERPYTCDQCGKSFTHPSSFQIHMRAHAGEKPFRCPQCGKSFTDKSNFEIHVRAHCGEKPYTCHQCGLNYAHKKTLEIHMRTHAGQKHFTCQQCGKTCTHKKTLQIHLRTHAGEKHFTCQQCGKIYKHKRSLQIHMRTHSGEKPYTCHHCGKSFTDPSNFKIHKRTHSGEKPYTCPQCGKCFTQIRCLKNHIKTHNGERPYICPHCGKGVASKRNLENHMRTHSGEKSYTCPQCGKSFTLPEYLKIHIRIHTGEKPYSCHQCGKSFIYYSSLISHGKIHSGEKSYQCSECGKRFVDLRNLKSHLRSHSIERPFSCDQCSKKFSFASYLKKHQAIHKNDRP comes from the coding sequence atcTGATGGAAGTTAAAGAGGAAAGTctagaactgaatgaagtggagaaGAAACATCGGAATCTTGAACCTGATAATGTCTCAGCTGGAGAAAAATCTTTTCTTCGATTCATACAGAGTGAAAATTATATCTCACTGAAAGAAACAGGAGCCAAAAATCCTATTATCTGccctcaatgtggaaagagtttcacaaaaaGAGGAACCCTTAAgattcacatgagaattcacactggagagaggccttacacatgtgatcagtgtggaaagagtttcacacatccATCAAGCTTTCAGATTCACATGAGAGCTCAcgctggagagaagcctttcagatgccctcagtgtggaaagagtttcacagacAAATCAAACTTTGAGATTCACGTAAGAGCTCACtgtggagagaagccttacacatgccatcagtgtggattGAATTACGCACACAAAAAAACCCTTGAGATACACATGAGAACTCATGCTGGACAGAAGCATTTCACATGCCAGCAGTGTGGAAAgacttgcacacacaaaaaaacccttCAGATTCACTTGAGAACTCATGCTGGAGAGAAGCATTTCACATGCCAGCAGTGTGGAAAGATTTACAAACACAAAAGAAGTCTTCAGATTCACATGAGAactcactctggagagaagccttacacttgccatcactgtggaaagagtttcacagatCCATCAAACTTTAAGATTCACAAGAGAACTCattctggagagaagccttacacctgccctcagtgtggaaagtgtTTCACACAGATAAGATGCTTGAAGAACCATATAAAGACTCACAATGGAGAGAGGCCTTACATTTGCCCTCATTGTGGAAAGGGTGTCGCAAGTAAAAGAAACCTTGAGAATCACATGAGAACTCACTCTGGAGAGAAGTCTTACacttgccctcagtgtggaaagagtttcactttaCCAGAATACCTTAAGATTCACATTAGAATTCACACAGGTGAAAAGCCTTACTCATGCCATCAATGTGGAAAGAGCTTCATCTATTACAGTAGCCTAATAAGTCATGGTAAAATTCATTCTGGTGAGAAATCATACCAATGTTCTGAGTGTGGCAAGAGGTTTGTAGACTTACGCAATTTAAAAAGTCATCTGCGCTCTCACTCTATAGAAAGGCCATTTAGCTGTGACCAATGCAGTAAAAAATTCAGCTTtgcatcatatttaaaaaaacaccaGGCAATTCATAAAAATGACAGACCTTAA